The Rhododendron vialii isolate Sample 1 chromosome 5a, ASM3025357v1 genome contains a region encoding:
- the LOC131326580 gene encoding laccase-7-like isoform X1 produces the protein MAHPMLLLLLAFALALFAYSLVASAEIVEHSLHVQNLTISPLCKQQVITAANGSLPGPTIQVHEGDTLIVHVFNKSPYNLTIHWHGVFQLQSGWADGPEFVTQCPIVPGNNYTYRFTITGQEGTLWWHAHSNWLRATVHGALIIQPRKGHLYPFPKPVEEFPILLGEWWNANIMDIENQALGDGHGPNVSDAFTINGQPGDLYNCTSFGTYKLKVVRGKTYLLRIINVALYSELFFKIANHTMTVVAVDACYTNPMVTDVMVISPGQTIDVLLTADQPPASYYMAAHCYDSLGDAYDETTTTGIVTYENATPSSPLMPNLPAADDTSAAFKFYSSVTSLVNGPHWAPVPLKIDEKMFLTEGLGLVPCGANNTCGAPLGLQFAASMNNESFELPTKLSMLEASYYNLTSGIYTTDFPKYPPVVFDYTNTSNALNTALVMTSRSTKVTKLRYNSTVEIVFQNTALVGEQSHPMHLHGYNFYVLAQGFGNYDPATGPKMFNLVNPQIRNTVGVPVGGWTVIRFTANNPGVWLMHCHFDSHLSWGLATAFVVEDGPTPSTSLPPPPPDLPLCSSYAKQIRFFSKGGGNAETIYVYKRIVFVWFGSWPGFLVPCFIVFVWFSCTMYKVQYSSVLKFRH, from the exons ATGGCTCATcctatgttgttgttgttgttggcaTTTGCTTTGGCCCTGTTTGCTTATTCTTTGGTGGCCTCCGCCGAAATCGTGGAGCACTCTCTTCAT GTGCAAAATCTAACTATCAGCCCGTTATGCAAGCAACAAGTTATCACCGCCGCGAATGGAAGCCTTCCCGGCCCAACTATACAGGTTCATGAGGGGGACACACTGATTGTTCATGTCTTTAATAAATCTCCTTACAACCTTACGATTCATTG GCACGGGGTTTTCCAGCTACAGAGTGGATGGGCCGATGGACCTGAATTTGTAACTCAATGCCCAATAGTCCCTGGAAATAATTACACATACAGATTTACCATTACAGGTCAAGAAGGGACTCTTTGGTGGCATGCTCACTCCAATTGGCTTCGCGCAACTGTACATGGGGCGTTGATCATCCAACCGAGAAAGGGTCACTTGTACCCGTTCCCAAAACCCGTCGAAGAATTCCCAATTCTTTTGG GAGAGTGGTGGAATGCTAATATCATGGACATCGAGAACCAAGCACTAGGCGACGGGCATGGGCCTAACGTTTCCGATGCTTTCACCATCAACGGTCAACCTGGTGATCTATATAATTGCACATCATTTG GCACATATAAGCTGAAGGTTGTACGAGGAAAAACATATCTCTTGCGTATCATCAACGTTGCACTCTATAGCGAGCTCTTCTTTAAGATAGCAAATCACACAATGACGGTTGTTGCTGTCGATGCTTGTTACACCAATCCAATGGTCACTGACGTCATGGTCATATCACCAGGGCAGACCATAGACGTGTTACTCACCGCCGACCAGCCACCAGCCTCCTATTACATGGCGGCACATTGCTACGACAGCTTGGGAGATGCTTatgatgagaccaccaccaccggGATCGTTACGTATGAAAATGCCACACCATCATCCCCACTGATGCCGAACCTACCCGCCGCGGACGACACTTCTGCGGCCTTCAAATTCTATTCCAGCGTGACGAGTCTTGTGAACGGGCCTCACTGGGCGCCAGTCCCACTCAAAATCGatgaaaaaatgtttttgacgGAAGGCTTGGGGCTGGTCCCTTGCGGAGCAAACAATACTTGTGGGGCTCCTTTAGGGCTACAATTTGCTGCGAGCATGAACAACGAATCTTTCGAGCTCCCTACCAAGTTGTCAATGCTGGAAGCGTCTTACTACAATCTAACGTCTGGGATCTACACCACCGATTTTCCTAAATATCCACCGGTGGTGTTCGACTACACGAATACAAGCAACGCCTTGAATACGGCGCTCGTGATGACGTCGAGGTCAACAAAGGTTACGAAACTGAGGTATAATTCTACGGTTGAGATTGTGTTTCAAAACACGGCGTTGGTTGGTGAACAGAGCCACCCGATGCATTTGCACGGGtacaacttttatgttttggcCCAAGGGTTTGGCAATTACGATCCCGCAACTGGGCCGAAGATGTTCAATCTAGTCAATCCGCAGATACGCAATACCGTCGGGGTGCCTGTTGGAGGGTGGACCGTCATTAGATTTACGGCAAATAACCCTG GTGTATGGTTGATGCATTGTCACTTCGATTCGCACTTGTCGTGGGGCCTAGCGACTGCTTTTGTTGTTGAGGACGGGCCCACTCCATCTACTTCTttgcctcctcctccaccagatCTACCCCTTTGTTCGTCTTATGCTaagcaaataagattttttaGCAAGGGTGGTGGTAACGCCGAAACTATTTATGTGTATAAAAGGATTgtatttgtgtggtttggctcTTGGCCAGGTTTTCTTGTACCATGTTTTATTGTATTTGTATGGTTTTCTTGTACCATGTACAAGGTGCAGTACTCTTCTGTGCTAAAGTTCCGGCATTAA
- the LOC131326580 gene encoding laccase-7-like isoform X2, whose product MAHPMLLLLLAFALALFAYSLVASAEIVEHSLHVQNLTISPLCKQQVITAANGSLPGPTIQVHEGDTLIVHVFNKSPYNLTIHWHGVFQLQSGWADGPEFVTQCPIVPGNNYTYRFTITGQEGTLWWHAHSNWLRATVHGALIIQPRKGHLYPFPKPVEEFPILLGEWWNANIMDIENQALGDGHGPNVSDAFTINGQPGDLYNCTSFGTYKLKVVRGKTYLLRIINVALYSELFFKIANHTMTVVAVDACYTNPMVTDVMVISPGQTIDVLLTADQPPASYYMAAHCYDSLGDAYDETTTTGIVTYENATPSSPLMPNLPAADDTSAAFKFYSSVTSLVNGPHWAPVPLKIDEKMFLTEGLGLVPCGANNTCGAPLGLQFAASMNNESFELPTKLSMLEASYYNLTSGIYTTDFPKYPPVVFDYTNTSNALNTALVMTSRSTKVTKLRYNSTVEIVFQNTALVGEQSHPMHLHGYNFYVLAQGFGNYDPATGPKMFNLVNPQIRNTVGVPVGGWTVIRFTANNPV is encoded by the exons ATGGCTCATcctatgttgttgttgttgttggcaTTTGCTTTGGCCCTGTTTGCTTATTCTTTGGTGGCCTCCGCCGAAATCGTGGAGCACTCTCTTCAT GTGCAAAATCTAACTATCAGCCCGTTATGCAAGCAACAAGTTATCACCGCCGCGAATGGAAGCCTTCCCGGCCCAACTATACAGGTTCATGAGGGGGACACACTGATTGTTCATGTCTTTAATAAATCTCCTTACAACCTTACGATTCATTG GCACGGGGTTTTCCAGCTACAGAGTGGATGGGCCGATGGACCTGAATTTGTAACTCAATGCCCAATAGTCCCTGGAAATAATTACACATACAGATTTACCATTACAGGTCAAGAAGGGACTCTTTGGTGGCATGCTCACTCCAATTGGCTTCGCGCAACTGTACATGGGGCGTTGATCATCCAACCGAGAAAGGGTCACTTGTACCCGTTCCCAAAACCCGTCGAAGAATTCCCAATTCTTTTGG GAGAGTGGTGGAATGCTAATATCATGGACATCGAGAACCAAGCACTAGGCGACGGGCATGGGCCTAACGTTTCCGATGCTTTCACCATCAACGGTCAACCTGGTGATCTATATAATTGCACATCATTTG GCACATATAAGCTGAAGGTTGTACGAGGAAAAACATATCTCTTGCGTATCATCAACGTTGCACTCTATAGCGAGCTCTTCTTTAAGATAGCAAATCACACAATGACGGTTGTTGCTGTCGATGCTTGTTACACCAATCCAATGGTCACTGACGTCATGGTCATATCACCAGGGCAGACCATAGACGTGTTACTCACCGCCGACCAGCCACCAGCCTCCTATTACATGGCGGCACATTGCTACGACAGCTTGGGAGATGCTTatgatgagaccaccaccaccggGATCGTTACGTATGAAAATGCCACACCATCATCCCCACTGATGCCGAACCTACCCGCCGCGGACGACACTTCTGCGGCCTTCAAATTCTATTCCAGCGTGACGAGTCTTGTGAACGGGCCTCACTGGGCGCCAGTCCCACTCAAAATCGatgaaaaaatgtttttgacgGAAGGCTTGGGGCTGGTCCCTTGCGGAGCAAACAATACTTGTGGGGCTCCTTTAGGGCTACAATTTGCTGCGAGCATGAACAACGAATCTTTCGAGCTCCCTACCAAGTTGTCAATGCTGGAAGCGTCTTACTACAATCTAACGTCTGGGATCTACACCACCGATTTTCCTAAATATCCACCGGTGGTGTTCGACTACACGAATACAAGCAACGCCTTGAATACGGCGCTCGTGATGACGTCGAGGTCAACAAAGGTTACGAAACTGAGGTATAATTCTACGGTTGAGATTGTGTTTCAAAACACGGCGTTGGTTGGTGAACAGAGCCACCCGATGCATTTGCACGGGtacaacttttatgttttggcCCAAGGGTTTGGCAATTACGATCCCGCAACTGGGCCGAAGATGTTCAATCTAGTCAATCCGCAGATACGCAATACCGTCGGGGTGCCTGTTGGAGGGTGGACCGTCATTAGATTTACGGCAAATAACCCTG TTTGA
- the LOC131326579 gene encoding laccase-7-like has translation MASPMLLLAYALVLLAYFSVTSAEIVEHSFHVQNLTLSRLCKQQVVTAVNGSLPGPAIQVHEGDTLIIHVFNKSPYNLTIHWHGIFQLHSAWADGPEYVTQCPILPGNKYTYKFTITGQEGTLWWHAHSQWLRATVHGALIIRPRKSYSYPFPKPFEEFPILLGEWWNANIIDVENQALADGHGPNISDAFTINGWPGDLYNCSSTGTYKLKVVQGETYLLRIINVALNNEIFFKIANHTMTVVAVDACYTNPMVTDVIVITPGQTIDVLLTADQPPASYYMAAHAYDSLGADFDKTTTRGIITYGNAASSTAPMPTLPAFNDTPLAFKLYSSLTSLVNGPHWAPVPLKVDNYMFVTEGLSVVPCEANNTCGAPFGLAFAASLNNESFELPTKLSMLEAFYYNLTAGIYTADFPSYPPVAFDYTSLSNKLNVTLMMTSRSTRVTKLKFNSTVQIVFQNTALLGQQSHPIHLHGFNFYVLAQGFGNYDPITGSKMFNLINPQIRNTVGVPVGGWTVIRFTANNPGVWLMHCHFDSHLTWGLATAFVVEDGPTPSTSLPPPPPDLPICSFYAKQRRFFIKGGGNAETVFINVKTLVHKKIAFVWSGSWPGFLLPCFIVFVWLSYTMCKVRYSSGLKL, from the exons ATGGCAAGTCCTATGTTGCTGTTGGCATAtgctttggttcttttggcttatttttcAGTGACCTCTGCCGAAATCGTGGAACATTCTTTTCAT gTGCAAAATTTAACTCTCAGCCGGTTGTGCAAGCAGCAAGTTGTCACTGCCGTGAATGGAAGTCTTCCCGGCCCAGCTATACAAGTTCACGAGGGTGACACATTGATCATTCATGTATTCAATAAATCTCCCTACAACCTTACAATTCATTG GCACGGAATTTTTCAGTTACACAGTGCATGGGCAGATGGGCCTGAATATGTAACCCAATGTCCAATACTCCCTGGAAATAAATACACATACAAATTCACCATCACAGGTCAAGAAGGGACCCTTTGGTGGCATGCCCATTCCCAATGGCTTCGGGCAACCGTACATGGGGCACTGATCATCCGACCAAGAAAGAGTTACTCGTACCCGTTTCCAAAACCCTTCGAAGAATTCCCAATTCTTTTGG GAGAATGGTGGAATGCTAATATTATTGACGTCGAGAACCAAGCACTAGCCGATGGGCATGGGCCTAACATTTCCGATGCTTTCACCATCAACGGTTGGCCGGGTGATCTATATAATTGCTCATCAACTG GCACGTACAAGCTGAAGGTTGTACAAGGAGAAACGTATCTCTTGCGTATCATTAACGTTGCGCTCAACAACGAGATCTTTTTTAAGATAGCGAACCACACAATGACGGTCGTCGCCGTCGATGCTTGTTACACCAATCCAATGGTCACCGACGTCATTGTCATAACTCCAGGCCAAACCATCGATGTACTACTCACCGCCGACCAACCACCAGCCTCCTATTACATGGCAGCACATGCCTACGACAGCTTGGGAGCCGATTTCGACAAAACAACCACCAGAGGCATCATCACGTATGGAAATGCCGCATCGTCAACTGCTCCGATGCCAACCCTACCTGCCTTCAACGATACTCCTTTGGCGTTCAAATTATATTCCAGCCTGACGAGTCTCGTGAATGGGCCTCACTGGGCGCCAGTCCCGCTCAAAGTCGACAATTACATGTTTGTGACGGAAGGCTTGAGCGTCGTCCCTTGCGAAGCGAACAATACTTGTGGGGCGCCTTTTGGGCTAGCGTTTGCTGCGAGCCTGAACAACGAATCTTTCGAGCTCCCTACCAAGTTATCAATGCTGGAAGCGTTTTACTACAATCTGACAGCTGGGATCTACACCGCCGATTTTCCAAGTTATCCACCGGTGGCATTTGACTACACGAGTCTAAGCAACAAATTGAATGTGACGCTGATGATGACGTCGAGGTCGACAAGGGTCACGAAATTGAAGTTCAATTCTACGGTTCAAATTGTGTTTCAGAACACGGCATTGTTGGGTCAACAGAGCCACCCGATACATTTGCACGGgtttaacttttatgttttggcCCAAGGGTTTGGCAATTACGACCCTATAACTGGGTCAAAAATGTTCAATCTCATCAATCCACAAATACGTAATACCGTCGGAGTGCCAGTTGGAGGATGGACCGTCATTAGATTCACGGCAAATAATCCTG GTGTATGGTTGATGCATTGTCACTTTGATTCGCATTTGACGTGGGGCCTAGCGACTGCTTTTGTTGTTGAGGACGGGCCCACTCCATCTACTTCTttgcctcctcctccaccagatCTACCCATTTGTTCGTTTTATGCCAAGCAAAGAAGATTTTTTATTAAGGGCGGCGGTAACGCCGAAACTGTTTTTATTAATGTCAAAACTTTAGTGCATAAAAAGATTGCATTTGTGTGGTCTGGATCTTGGCCTGGTTTTCTTCTACCATGTTTTATTGTATTTGTCTGGCTTTCTTATACCATGTGCAAGGTACGGTACTCTTCTGGGCTAAAGTTGTGA